In a single window of the Metopolophium dirhodum isolate CAU chromosome 2, ASM1992520v1, whole genome shotgun sequence genome:
- the LOC132938526 gene encoding KAT8 regulatory NSL complex subunit 2 produces the protein MEGKKQIDLKKEFGHYATKYKSLNPFNEIDSKKLLKERYKQNLDDSKPLEDEEPTKTVTVDLFKQIPLLEDIDLTKSDPLCNMPKLSEKEAVRRVRNKFIRLQLLYAQEYRYLLFKYRVKRREYLINKKCDSESYGQLNKSKWTNDEEYAKFRKLKLLQHYQKMTIGQEAVVFKTAMDRKIRATSLLNNKGKSHLPHCTYVEMGIKCTGKMIPKSKYCKKHILKDPKQILFRACNVLQSDNQCQEPIVNFDTKSTCVLHEKLPMLRD, from the exons ATGGaaggaaaaaaacaaattgatttaaaaaaagaatttggtCATTATGCTAccaaatataaaagtttaaaccCGTTCAATGAAATAGACTCAAAAAAACTTCTCAAAGAAAGATATAAACAAAACTTAGATGATTCCAAACCATTGGAAGACGAAGAACCAACTAAAACTGTCACTGTGGACTTATTCAAACAAATTCCATTGCTAGAGGACATAGATTTGACCAAATCAGACCCTTTGTGCAATATGCCAAAACTTTCTGAAAAAGAAGCTGTACGTAGAGTGAGGAATAAATTTATACGGCTACAATTGTTATATGCACAAGAAtacag atatttattatttaaatatcgaGTAAAACGTCgtgaatacttaataaataaaaaatgtgattcTGAATCATATGGACaactaaataaatcaaaatggaCAAATGATGAAGAATATGCAAAATTCCGTAAGCTAAAACTATTGCAACATTATCAAAAAATGACAATAGGACAAGAGGCTGTAGTATTTAAAACAGCAATGGATAGAAAAATAAGAGCAACTTCATTACTAAACAATAAGGGAAAATCACATCTTCCACATTGTACATATGTAGAAATGGGTATAAAATGCACAGGAAAAATGATACCAAAAAGTAAGTATTGCAAGAAACACATCCTCAAAGATCCGAAGCAAATTTTATTCAGAGCTTGCAATGTTCTTCAAAGTGATAACCAGTGCCAAGAACcaattgttaattttgatacCAAATCTACATGTGTTTTGCATGAAAAATTGCCAATGCTTcgagattaa